The following proteins are co-located in the Salvelinus namaycush isolate Seneca chromosome 31, SaNama_1.0, whole genome shotgun sequence genome:
- the LOC120025753 gene encoding ubiquitin-conjugating enzyme E2 G1-like yields the protein MLEAGQVVVYIVSATNPHKMTDQSSLLLRKQLAELNKNPVEGFSAGLIDDDDIHQWEVVVIGPQDTLFEGGFFKAYLTFPHDYPHRPPKMKFITEIWHPNVAKNGDVCISILHEPGEDKFGYEKPEERWLPIHTVETIMISVISMLADPNGDSPANVDAAKEWREDPCGEFKRKVARCVRKSQEMAFD from the exons ATGTTAGAGGCAGGTCAGGTCGTTGTCTATATAGTTAGCGCAACTAATCCACATAAAATGACTGATCAATCATCACTGCTGCTTCGAAAACAACTGGCAG AGCTCAACAAGAACCCCGTTGAGGGATTTTCTGCCGGTCTCATAGACGATGATGACATCCATCAGTGGGAGGTGGTCGTTATTGGCCCTCAAGATACATTATT TGAGGGTGGTTTCTTTAAAGCCTACCTGACCTTTCCCCATGACTACCCTCATAGGCCCCCGAAGATGAAGTTCATCACAGAAATATGGCATCCCAATG tggcaAAGAATGGTGACGTGTGTATCTCCATTCTGCATGAGCCCGGAGAGGACAAGTTTGGCTATGAGAAGCCTGAGGAGCGCTGGCTGCCCATCCACACTGTAGAGACCATCATGATCAGTGTCATCTCCATGCTGGCTGACCCGAACGGCGACTCACCCGCCAACGTGGACGCAGCC AAGGAATGGCGAGAGGATCCTTGCGGAGAGTTCAAGAGGAAGGTGGCTCGCTGTGTACGAAAGAGTCAGGAGATGGCGTTTGACTAG
- the LOC120025754 gene encoding actin-related protein 2/3 complex subunit 3-B, whose product MPAYHSGLMDGDTKMVGNMAMLPLKTQFKGPAAKETKDSDIIDEAIYYFKANVFFKNYEIKNEADRTLIYVTLYISECLKKLQKCSSRGQGEKEMYTLGITNFPIPGEPGFPLNAMYAKPSNKQEEETMRAYLQQIRQETGLRLCDRVFDPQTDKPSKWWMCFVKKQFMNKSLSAPGQ is encoded by the exons ATGCCG GCGTACCACTCTGGCTTGATGGATGGGGACACCAAGATGGTGGGGAACATGGCTATGCTGCCACTAAAAACCCAGTTCAAGGGCCCTGCAGCAAAAGAGA CCAAAGATTCTGACATCATTGACGAGGCCATCTACTATTTCAAAGCCAACGTCTTCTTTAAGAATTATGAAATCAAG AACGAGGCAGACAGGACACTGATCTACGTCACCCTTTACATTTCTGAATGTCTGAAGAAGCTACAGAAG TGCAGCTCCAGGGGTCAGGGAGAGAAGGAAATGTACACTCTGGGCATCACTAACTTTCCCATCCCTGGAGAACCTGGCTTCCCTCTCAACGCCATGTATGCAAAGCCCAGCAACAAGCAGGAAGAGG AGACCATGAGGGCGTACCTGCAGCAGATCCGCCAAGAGACGGGGCTGAGGCTGTGTGACCGTGTGTTTGACCCCCAGACAGACAAACCCAGCAAG TGGTGGATGTGCTTTGTCAAGAAACAGTTCATGAACAAAAGCCTTTCAGCTCCTGGACAGTAG